A window of Exiguobacterium sp. FSL W8-0210 contains these coding sequences:
- the rbsC gene encoding ribose ABC transporter permease, with product MELMQGKVTEAKPRRLGIGQKLGPLAGLFAIVLVVSVMEPDFLTLNNLFNILRQVSINALIAFGMTFVILTGGIDLSVGSILALSSAFVAGLMTDGTSALIAVLAGLIVGAVMGALNGMVISLGKVAPFIATLATMTIFRGLTLVYTDGKPITGLSQGGWFELFGRGYFWIFPVPVLTMLIAFAVLYFILKKTTFGRYTYAIGGNEEAAKLMGIQVNKVKIMIYSLSGLMAALAGIILTSRLNSAQPTAGTSYELDAIAAVVLGGTSLSGGRGWIVGTLIGALIIGTLNNGLNLLGVSSFFQLVVKGLVILFAVLADRKQAA from the coding sequence ATGGAATTGATGCAAGGCAAGGTAACAGAAGCAAAACCGAGACGTCTTGGGATCGGACAAAAGCTTGGACCACTCGCAGGGTTGTTCGCGATCGTCCTCGTCGTCTCGGTCATGGAACCGGACTTTTTAACATTAAACAATCTATTTAACATCTTACGACAAGTCTCAATCAATGCCTTGATTGCCTTCGGAATGACGTTCGTCATTCTGACAGGTGGGATTGATTTATCGGTCGGCTCGATTCTCGCCCTCTCGTCAGCCTTCGTCGCGGGTCTGATGACGGACGGAACGTCAGCGTTGATCGCCGTTCTGGCTGGATTGATCGTCGGAGCCGTCATGGGTGCCTTGAACGGGATGGTCATCTCACTCGGGAAAGTTGCACCGTTCATCGCGACACTTGCGACGATGACGATCTTCCGCGGCTTGACGCTCGTCTATACGGATGGGAAGCCGATCACTGGTCTGAGCCAAGGTGGCTGGTTCGAATTGTTCGGACGCGGTTACTTCTGGATCTTCCCTGTACCGGTTCTAACGATGTTGATCGCCTTCGCGGTCCTCTACTTCATCTTGAAGAAGACGACGTTCGGTCGTTATACGTATGCGATCGGTGGGAACGAAGAAGCAGCGAAGTTGATGGGGATTCAAGTCAATAAAGTCAAAATCATGATCTACTCACTCTCAGGCTTGATGGCAGCACTTGCCGGCATCATCCTGACGTCCCGTCTGAACTCGGCGCAGCCGACGGCGGGGACATCATACGAACTCGACGCCATCGCAGCGGTCGTCCTTGGTGGGACGAGCCTGTCAGGTGGTCGTGGCTGGATTGTCGGTACCTTGATTGGTGCCTTGATCATCGGAACACTGAACAACGGTCTCAACTTGCTTGGTGTCTCCTCGTTCTTCCAACTCGTCGTCAAAGGTTTAGTCATTTTGTTCGCGGTACTCGCGGACCGGAAACAAGCAGCGTAA
- a CDS encoding sugar ABC transporter ATP-binding protein, with protein sequence MRIEMTGIKKAFGPVPVLKGVDFELAAGEIHALMGENGAGKSTLMKILTGVHKADAGTIRVDGQDVEYKNPKLAEEAGIAFIHQELNILPDLTVTENLFLGRELKSRFGILKQGEMKRQAERELAELNVFMDVDQLARTLSVGQQQMIEIAKALMTDAKVIIMDEPTAALTEREIRALFSVATALRNQGVSIVYISHRMEEIFELCDRITVLRDGISVSTHAIPETSFEQIVREMVGREMGERYPDRDVSIGATVLEVKQASGKRFDDVSFSVKAGEIIGFSGLMGAGRTEVMRGLFGVDRLKDGTIELNGQSLKIKTPYDAIRQGIGFLTEDRKGEGLFLDFSLRENISLPTIRSLSKSGVIKDQAERDFAEGYLKSLSVRHSSMDQPAKSLSGGNQQKVVLAKWLGTQPKVLILDEPTRGVDVGAKKEIYLIMNELAAAGVAIIMVSSDLPEILGMSDRVYIMREGKMSGMLTRQEATQESIMTLATGGQ encoded by the coding sequence ATGCGTATCGAGATGACAGGTATCAAAAAAGCATTCGGTCCTGTTCCCGTCCTGAAAGGTGTTGATTTCGAACTCGCTGCGGGTGAGATCCACGCCTTGATGGGAGAGAACGGTGCCGGGAAATCGACGCTGATGAAGATTTTGACCGGTGTCCATAAAGCGGACGCAGGTACGATCCGCGTCGATGGACAGGACGTCGAATATAAGAATCCGAAGCTTGCCGAGGAAGCGGGAATTGCCTTCATCCACCAGGAACTGAACATCCTCCCGGATTTGACGGTGACGGAGAACTTGTTCCTCGGACGGGAGTTGAAGTCACGCTTCGGGATTCTCAAGCAAGGCGAGATGAAGCGGCAGGCAGAACGTGAACTCGCCGAATTGAACGTCTTCATGGACGTTGATCAACTTGCCCGGACGTTATCGGTCGGTCAGCAACAGATGATTGAGATCGCAAAAGCTTTGATGACGGACGCGAAGGTCATCATCATGGATGAACCTACAGCGGCACTGACGGAGCGGGAAATTCGTGCCTTGTTCAGCGTCGCGACGGCACTGCGCAACCAAGGTGTCTCGATTGTCTATATCTCGCACCGGATGGAGGAAATCTTTGAGCTCTGCGACCGGATCACGGTCTTACGGGACGGGATCTCCGTCTCGACGCATGCGATTCCCGAGACATCGTTCGAACAGATCGTCCGGGAGATGGTCGGTCGTGAGATGGGTGAACGGTATCCGGATCGTGATGTTTCGATTGGTGCGACCGTCCTTGAGGTCAAACAGGCGAGCGGGAAACGGTTCGACGATGTTTCGTTCTCCGTCAAGGCGGGCGAAATCATCGGCTTCTCTGGTTTGATGGGTGCCGGGCGGACAGAAGTCATGCGCGGATTGTTCGGTGTCGATCGCCTGAAAGATGGGACGATCGAACTGAACGGACAGTCGCTGAAGATTAAGACACCTTACGACGCAATTCGCCAGGGCATCGGCTTTTTGACCGAGGACCGCAAAGGCGAAGGCTTGTTCCTCGACTTTTCACTGCGCGAGAACATCTCACTGCCGACGATTCGTTCGTTATCAAAATCCGGTGTCATCAAGGATCAGGCAGAACGCGATTTCGCGGAAGGATACTTGAAGTCACTCTCGGTCCGCCACAGCTCGATGGACCAGCCGGCGAAGTCACTGTCCGGTGGGAACCAACAGAAGGTCGTCCTCGCGAAATGGCTCGGGACACAACCGAAAGTCTTGATCCTCGACGAACCGACACGTGGTGTCGACGTCGGGGCGAAGAAAGAGATTTACCTCATCATGAACGAACTCGCTGCGGCGGGTGTCGCGATCATCATGGTCAGCTCGGATCTCCCGGAGATTCTCGGAATGAGCGACCGGGTCTACATCATGCGCGAAGGCAAGATGAGCGGCATGTTGACACGACAGGAAGCGACGCAAGAAAGCATCATGACACTTGCGACAGGAGGACAATGA
- the rbsD gene encoding D-ribose pyranase, with protein sequence MKKHGILNSHISKVLTDLGHTDTIVIADCGLPIPDGVARIDLALELGTPSFLDVVRVVASDMAIEQLTLATEIKEANPDVLEQLEAMQIETTFVSHEEFKKQTQQAKVIIRTGEATPYANVIFHSGVIF encoded by the coding sequence ATGAAGAAGCATGGTATCTTAAACAGTCATATCAGCAAAGTCCTGACTGATCTTGGTCATACCGATACGATCGTCATCGCTGATTGTGGCTTACCGATTCCAGACGGGGTCGCACGAATCGATTTAGCACTGGAACTCGGCACACCATCATTTCTCGACGTCGTCCGTGTCGTCGCCAGTGACATGGCGATTGAACAGCTGACACTGGCAACAGAGATCAAGGAAGCGAATCCGGACGTCCTCGAGCAACTAGAAGCCATGCAGATCGAAACGACGTTCGTCTCGCATGAAGAGTTCAAGAAACAGACACAGCAGGCGAAGGTCATCATCCGGACCGGAGAAGCGACACCGTACGCAAATGTCATCTTCCATTCCGGCGTAATCTTTTAA
- the rnr gene encoding ribonuclease R: MELRERILTVITTEERPLSIDQLTKKLELADTETFKELIRTLNAMEDEALIARTRSNKYGTLAQIGQVAGKISVHQRGFGFVSPEDGSEGDIFLPAPELKNVYNGDRVLVKVFAESNGGDRREGKLLKILSRGPADFVGTFVSPKGRIESIAYIEPDDTKLTFLPVVANDDTLGAVDGHKVLARITKYPDGRYAGTAKVLKIIGHKNDPGVDILSIVHKHGINVDFSSEAIAEANAVPDQIDEKDLVGRVDLRNELTVTIDGADAKDLDDAVHVKKLANGNFELGVHIADVSHYVKEDSALDEEARERGTSVYLVDRVIPMIPHRLSNGICSLNPHVDRLTLSCIMEIDANGAVVNHEIFQSVIKTTERMTYTDVRKIIEREDEEVIAKYQDLVEYFDKMAELAAILRERRSRRGAINFDFPEAKVLVNEEGKTSEIILRERSVAEKLIEEFMLAANETVAEHIQRQKLPFMYRIHDEPKAERLDTFFKFIGNFGINVERKGESVAPKTLQSILNAVEGEPEEAVVSTVMLRSLQQAKYDIEPIGHFGLSTDYYTHFTSPIRRYPDLMVHRLLREYVIYNDKSQKTQDRYSEILPEIADHSSKRERRAVDAERETNALKKAEYMEQHIGETFEGVVSGVTNFGMFVELPNTIEGLVHIQAMTDDFYRYDEANYQLIGERTKQQFRIGDVVEIKVTNVNIDERTIDFSVVGMPERQPKKRFESKTIRSSGGRPGQKRDDKKKDDRRGKKRSGKSDQSKGKGFSLKNKKDKPPFHKAVSNKKRKRK; the protein is encoded by the coding sequence TTGGAATTACGTGAACGAATACTAACGGTCATCACGACGGAAGAACGTCCGTTGTCGATTGATCAATTAACGAAAAAACTAGAACTAGCGGATACGGAAACATTCAAGGAATTGATCCGGACGCTAAACGCAATGGAAGACGAAGCATTGATCGCCCGGACACGCTCGAACAAGTACGGAACGCTCGCGCAAATCGGTCAAGTCGCTGGGAAGATTTCCGTCCACCAACGCGGGTTCGGTTTCGTCTCACCGGAAGACGGCTCAGAAGGCGATATCTTCTTACCGGCACCGGAACTGAAGAACGTCTATAACGGCGACCGTGTCCTCGTCAAAGTGTTTGCCGAGTCAAACGGCGGCGATCGTCGCGAAGGGAAACTGCTCAAGATTCTCTCACGCGGACCAGCTGATTTCGTGGGAACGTTCGTCAGTCCAAAAGGACGAATTGAATCGATTGCTTACATTGAACCGGATGATACGAAGCTGACGTTCTTACCGGTCGTCGCGAACGACGATACACTCGGTGCCGTCGATGGCCATAAAGTCCTCGCCCGGATCACGAAGTATCCAGACGGTCGCTACGCCGGAACGGCAAAAGTCTTAAAAATCATCGGTCACAAGAATGACCCAGGCGTCGACATCTTGTCGATCGTCCATAAGCACGGCATCAACGTCGATTTCTCATCGGAAGCAATCGCTGAAGCGAACGCTGTACCGGATCAGATCGATGAGAAAGACTTAGTCGGACGCGTTGATCTACGGAACGAATTGACGGTGACGATTGACGGGGCAGACGCAAAAGACCTCGATGATGCGGTTCACGTCAAAAAGTTAGCGAACGGTAACTTCGAGCTTGGTGTCCACATCGCCGACGTCTCGCATTACGTCAAAGAAGATTCAGCACTCGACGAAGAAGCGCGTGAGCGCGGAACGAGTGTTTATCTCGTCGACCGCGTCATCCCGATGATTCCGCACCGTCTATCGAACGGGATCTGCTCGCTCAATCCGCACGTTGATCGTCTGACGCTCAGCTGTATCATGGAAATCGATGCGAACGGTGCTGTCGTCAACCATGAGATCTTCCAGAGTGTCATCAAGACAACGGAACGAATGACGTACACGGACGTCCGAAAAATCATCGAACGTGAAGACGAAGAAGTAATCGCGAAGTACCAAGATCTCGTCGAGTACTTCGACAAGATGGCAGAACTCGCAGCAATCCTGCGCGAACGTCGCTCGCGTCGTGGGGCGATCAACTTCGACTTCCCGGAAGCGAAGGTCCTCGTCAACGAAGAAGGCAAGACGAGTGAGATCATCCTCCGGGAACGGTCGGTCGCTGAGAAGTTGATCGAAGAGTTCATGCTCGCAGCGAACGAAACGGTCGCGGAGCACATCCAGCGTCAAAAACTGCCGTTCATGTACCGGATCCACGATGAGCCAAAAGCTGAACGTCTCGATACGTTCTTCAAGTTCATCGGTAACTTCGGCATCAATGTCGAACGCAAGGGCGAGTCAGTCGCACCGAAAACGTTGCAATCGATCCTCAACGCCGTCGAAGGCGAGCCGGAAGAAGCCGTCGTCAGTACGGTCATGCTCCGTTCGCTCCAACAAGCGAAATACGACATCGAACCGATCGGTCACTTCGGTCTGTCGACGGACTACTACACGCACTTCACGTCACCGATCCGTCGTTATCCGGACTTGATGGTTCACCGTCTGCTCCGTGAGTACGTCATCTACAACGATAAGTCACAGAAGACGCAAGACCGTTACTCGGAAATCTTACCTGAGATCGCTGATCACTCGTCAAAACGCGAGCGTCGCGCCGTTGATGCGGAGCGGGAAACGAACGCCTTGAAGAAAGCCGAGTATATGGAGCAACACATCGGTGAGACATTTGAAGGTGTCGTCAGTGGTGTGACGAACTTCGGGATGTTCGTCGAATTGCCGAACACGATCGAAGGACTCGTTCACATCCAAGCGATGACGGATGACTTCTACCGTTACGATGAAGCTAACTATCAGCTGATCGGTGAGCGGACGAAGCAACAGTTCCGGATTGGGGACGTCGTTGAGATCAAGGTCACGAACGTCAACATCGATGAACGGACGATCGACTTCAGCGTCGTCGGAATGCCAGAGCGGCAGCCGAAGAAACGGTTCGAGTCGAAGACGATCCGCTCAAGCGGTGGACGTCCGGGACAAAAACGTGACGACAAGAAGAAGGACGATCGTCGTGGCAAGAAACGGTCAGGTAAGAGCGACCAAAGCAAAGGAAAAGGATTCTCGTTAAAGAATAAGAAAGATAAACCGCCGTTCCATAAGGCGGTCTCGAATAAGAAACGGAAGCGCAAATAA
- the rbsB gene encoding ribose ABC transporter substrate-binding protein RbsB: protein MKKLLAVVMMALMVFAAACSTEQPGSSNGDTKKKTKDFKIGLSISTLNNPFFVSLKEGAEQEAKAQGATLQVADAQDDAAKQASDIEDMVQKKVDLILINPTDSAAVGAAVQTANDANIPVITVDRNAEAGDVVAHIASDNVAGGKQAGEYMIELVGDKAKVVELEGIPGASATRDRGKGFHEAVDGKLDVVAKQAANFDRAKGLSVMENILQNNKDIKAVFAHNDEMALGAVEALKAAGLNDVKVIGFDATDDAVKAVKDGKMAGTIAQKPTEIGKMGVETAIKHLKGETVEKNIPVDLELIKQ from the coding sequence ATGAAAAAACTACTTGCAGTCGTCATGATGGCATTAATGGTCTTCGCAGCCGCCTGTTCGACGGAACAGCCAGGCAGCAGCAACGGTGATACGAAGAAGAAGACGAAGGACTTCAAGATCGGTCTTTCGATTTCAACCCTCAATAACCCATTCTTCGTCTCGTTAAAAGAAGGGGCAGAACAAGAAGCAAAAGCACAAGGCGCAACACTTCAAGTCGCAGATGCACAAGATGATGCAGCAAAACAAGCAAGCGATATCGAAGACATGGTTCAAAAGAAAGTCGATCTCATTTTGATCAACCCAACGGATTCAGCAGCAGTCGGTGCAGCCGTCCAAACAGCGAACGATGCGAACATCCCCGTCATCACGGTTGACCGCAATGCAGAAGCAGGCGACGTCGTTGCACATATCGCGTCGGATAACGTCGCTGGTGGGAAACAAGCAGGTGAGTACATGATCGAACTCGTCGGTGATAAAGCAAAAGTCGTTGAGCTCGAAGGGATTCCAGGAGCATCCGCAACACGCGATCGCGGTAAAGGGTTCCATGAAGCAGTCGACGGTAAACTTGACGTCGTCGCAAAACAAGCAGCCAACTTCGATCGGGCAAAAGGGTTGTCGGTCATGGAGAACATCCTTCAGAACAACAAAGACATCAAAGCAGTCTTCGCACACAATGATGAGATGGCACTTGGTGCGGTTGAAGCATTAAAAGCAGCGGGTCTGAATGATGTTAAAGTCATCGGCTTCGATGCGACGGATGATGCCGTCAAAGCTGTCAAAGACGGAAAAATGGCAGGAACAATCGCTCAAAAACCGACTGAGATCGGGAAGATGGGTGTCGAAACAGCGATTAAGCACTTAAAAGGTGAAACAGTCGAGAAGAACATCCCAGTTGATCTCGAATTGATCAAACAATAA
- a CDS encoding reverse transcriptase yields the protein METLERFKNYHPKNYLHIDRKIFIGNMYTPTHNKTIRRRAFELIQDKEYVQKHAFLPFIHYSIDLKKYTFIEGHNNKTLKVLKTSSNEFNQGQYKYIKPKKREIYYASHFDSYIYKYYGELLNTYYNDFAIKYNIDECSIAYRDNKKGKNNIHFSKEVFEFILKQKNALIIALDFSSFFDNISHDELKKSLKQLLNVGELPADIYNVFKSITKFRYLEKEDLDRYLLSLKNEKDIDIDNLINEKQIKNYMSMHTFRNLIKSNQLKVYPETIKTFGIPQGSGVSSVCSNIRLIQFDIEMNEWTKKLKGLYRRYCDDLIWIIPDVDEHQMDQIKNEIYEKISRYKDLKLQKEKTILLNYSDKKMTTLEGQSSKLDYLGFVFDGNSIKIREKSLFKYYNRAYRKTRVLAKKHHVYNRNAYMKSLYGLYTHLGMNYKGYGNFISYSYKAEKIMKALPVDVQIRQQVKRHWYKVNKRLKDNKEMYGQNLKN from the coding sequence ATGGAAACTTTAGAAAGATTTAAAAATTATCATCCAAAAAATTATTTACATATTGATAGAAAAATTTTTATTGGAAACATGTACACTCCGACTCATAATAAAACAATAAGAAGGCGTGCTTTTGAACTGATTCAAGATAAAGAATATGTTCAAAAGCATGCTTTTTTACCATTTATACATTACAGTATAGATTTGAAAAAATATACATTTATAGAAGGTCATAATAATAAAACTTTAAAAGTACTTAAAACAAGTAGTAATGAATTTAATCAAGGACAATATAAATATATAAAGCCCAAAAAAAGAGAGATTTATTATGCATCACATTTTGATAGTTATATATATAAATACTATGGTGAACTTTTGAATACGTATTATAACGATTTTGCTATAAAATATAATATTGATGAATGCTCGATTGCTTATAGAGATAATAAAAAAGGAAAAAACAATATACATTTCTCTAAAGAAGTTTTTGAGTTTATTTTAAAACAAAAAAATGCATTGATTATTGCTTTAGATTTTTCTTCTTTTTTCGACAATATATCTCATGACGAATTAAAAAAATCTTTAAAACAATTATTGAATGTCGGAGAGTTACCTGCAGATATCTATAATGTATTCAAATCAATTACAAAATTTAGGTATTTAGAAAAAGAAGACCTTGATAGATATTTGCTATCTTTAAAAAATGAAAAAGACATAGATATAGATAATTTAATAAATGAGAAACAAATAAAAAACTATATGAGTATGCATACTTTTAGAAATTTAATTAAATCTAATCAACTAAAAGTTTATCCTGAAACCATAAAAACGTTTGGTATTCCTCAGGGTTCTGGAGTAAGTTCCGTTTGTTCTAATATTAGACTGATACAATTTGATATAGAAATGAATGAATGGACTAAAAAATTAAAGGGTTTGTATAGAAGATATTGCGACGACTTAATTTGGATAATTCCTGATGTCGACGAACACCAGATGGATCAAATAAAAAATGAAATTTATGAAAAAATTTCTAGATATAAAGACTTAAAATTACAAAAAGAAAAAACTATATTGCTTAATTACTCTGATAAAAAAATGACTACTCTCGAGGGGCAATCATCTAAGTTAGATTACTTAGGATTTGTATTCGATGGTAATTCAATAAAGATTAGGGAGAAAAGTTTGTTTAAATATTATAATCGTGCCTACAGAAAAACTAGGGTTTTAGCTAAGAAACACCATGTTTACAACAGAAATGCTTATATGAAAAGTCTTTATGGTCTATATACTCATTTAGGGATGAATTATAAAGGCTATGGAAATTTTATTTCATATTCTTATAAAGCAGAAAAAATAATGAAGGCACTTCCTGTAGATGTTCAAATTAGGCAACAAGTAAAAAGACATTGGTATAAAGTAAATAAAAGGCTTAAAGATAACAAAGAAATGTATGGACAAAATTTAAAAAACTAG
- the smpB gene encoding SsrA-binding protein SmpB, giving the protein MPKGTDSKVLANNKRASFDYAIEDTIEAGLVLTGTEIKSVRKGKISIGDAFVRFDGGEAILWNSNIAHFEQGNRYNHEQLRPRKLLLHKKQIANLIGAVSRDGYTIVPLKVYIKNGYAKCLIGLGRGKKKFDKRDDLKKKDAKRDIERALRDKQKY; this is encoded by the coding sequence ATGCCAAAGGGAACAGATTCGAAAGTCTTAGCGAACAACAAACGGGCCTCGTTCGATTATGCGATCGAGGATACGATTGAAGCCGGTCTCGTCTTGACGGGAACGGAAATCAAATCAGTCCGTAAAGGAAAAATCAGCATCGGGGACGCGTTCGTCCGGTTCGACGGGGGAGAAGCGATTCTCTGGAACTCGAACATCGCCCACTTCGAACAGGGGAACCGCTATAACCATGAACAGCTCCGTCCGCGGAAACTGTTGCTGCACAAGAAACAGATCGCGAACTTGATCGGGGCAGTCTCACGGGACGGTTATACGATCGTACCGCTGAAGGTCTACATCAAGAACGGTTACGCGAAATGCTTGATCGGACTCGGACGCGGGAAGAAGAAATTCGATAAACGTGACGACCTGAAGAAGAAGGATGCGAAGCGTGATATCGAGCGAGCACTACGCGATAAGCAAAAGTATTGA
- the secG gene encoding preprotein translocase subunit SecG → MIIHNVALVGLIVVSVLLIIVVLLMSGRTTGLGALTGGAEQLFGRQKARGLDAVLNRVASILGALLFILALLVAFYK, encoded by the coding sequence ATGATCATTCATAACGTGGCTCTTGTCGGCCTCATCGTCGTTTCCGTTCTTCTCATCATCGTCGTTCTATTGATGTCGGGTCGTACGACCGGACTCGGAGCATTGACGGGTGGAGCAGAACAATTATTTGGTCGCCAAAAAGCTCGTGGCTTGGATGCGGTCCTAAATCGTGTGGCGTCTATCTTAGGAGCATTACTCTTCATCTTGGCGTTACTCGTCGCTTTTTATAAGTGA
- a CDS encoding alpha/beta hydrolase: MKITLPKPFFFEAGPRAVLLLHGFTGSSADVRILGRYLQKQGYTSLAPQYKGHAAPPEELTKTGPADWWQDVLAGYQELVDKGYDEIAVCGLSLGGVMSLKLSMNRPVKAVIPMCAPAYIKSEEVMYAGVTEYAREFKKREGKSQEEIDHEMASFEPMPTLKDLQELLRETRDSLEDVYAPTLVVQARNDHMINTDSANIIHDGVSAFQKELIWYENSGHVITLDKEKDQLHSDILDFLESLNWSK; this comes from the coding sequence ATGAAAATCACTTTACCGAAACCATTCTTTTTCGAAGCCGGCCCACGTGCCGTTTTACTATTACACGGATTCACGGGATCGAGCGCGGATGTCCGCATCCTCGGTCGCTACTTGCAAAAACAAGGCTATACGTCCCTAGCACCACAATATAAAGGGCACGCTGCCCCACCCGAAGAGCTGACGAAGACCGGGCCAGCCGACTGGTGGCAGGATGTCCTTGCCGGATATCAGGAACTCGTCGATAAAGGTTATGACGAAATCGCTGTTTGCGGACTATCGCTCGGTGGTGTCATGTCACTGAAGTTATCGATGAACCGTCCGGTCAAAGCGGTCATCCCGATGTGTGCACCCGCCTACATCAAAAGTGAAGAAGTCATGTATGCAGGAGTCACCGAGTACGCACGAGAATTCAAGAAGCGAGAAGGCAAATCACAAGAAGAGATCGACCACGAGATGGCGTCCTTCGAACCGATGCCGACCTTGAAGGACTTACAGGAACTGCTGCGCGAGACACGCGATTCGCTCGAGGACGTCTACGCACCGACGCTCGTCGTCCAAGCGCGCAACGACCACATGATCAACACCGACTCCGCGAACATCATCCATGATGGAGTCAGTGCCTTCCAAAAAGAGCTGATCTGGTATGAGAACTCAGGTCACGTCATTACGCTCGACAAAGAAAAAGACCAGCTCCACTCTGACATCTTGGACTTCCTGGAGTCATTGAACTGGAGCAAGTAA
- the rbsK gene encoding ribokinase, producing the protein MKQISVIGSISMDLVVESKRRPGAGETVIGDAFHTIPGGKGANQAVAIARLGSTVEMIGCVGSDANGDAIRENFKTQGVQTTHLQTIEGERTGTAHITLAEGDNSIVVVQSANQHVQFTSDALTPILSESKIILLQLEIPIETVETVAREAYAAGIPVVLNPAPAMSLSRELIEHVTYLTPNEHECGLIFGQDQPIEHWLMEYPNKLIVTEGSRGARFYDGESIVTIPAIETTVVDTTGAGDTFNGALAVALTEGQPLVEAIRFANRAAGLSIRALGAQGGMPTREQMEGDA; encoded by the coding sequence ATGAAACAAATCAGTGTCATCGGCAGTATCTCGATGGATCTCGTCGTCGAAAGCAAACGCCGTCCAGGCGCAGGCGAAACGGTCATCGGGGATGCCTTTCATACCATACCGGGCGGAAAAGGGGCGAACCAAGCGGTGGCAATCGCGCGTCTCGGCAGTACCGTCGAAATGATCGGTTGTGTCGGCAGTGATGCAAACGGAGACGCGATCCGCGAAAACTTTAAAACACAAGGGGTGCAGACGACACATTTGCAAACGATTGAAGGTGAACGGACGGGAACGGCACATATCACGCTCGCTGAAGGCGATAACTCGATCGTCGTCGTTCAGTCTGCTAATCAACATGTGCAATTTACGAGTGATGCACTTACACCAATTCTCTCGGAGAGTAAAATCATCTTACTCCAGCTCGAGATTCCAATCGAAACGGTCGAGACCGTTGCTCGCGAAGCATATGCAGCCGGCATTCCAGTCGTCTTGAATCCAGCACCGGCGATGTCACTCAGTCGGGAATTGATTGAACACGTCACATACTTAACGCCAAACGAACATGAATGTGGCTTGATCTTCGGACAAGACCAACCAATCGAACATTGGCTCATGGAATACCCGAATAAATTGATCGTGACGGAAGGTAGTCGCGGGGCACGCTTCTACGACGGTGAGTCGATCGTGACGATTCCAGCGATCGAGACGACGGTCGTTGATACGACAGGAGCAGGGGATACGTTCAACGGTGCCTTAGCCGTTGCGTTAACGGAAGGACAACCGCTCGTTGAAGCGATTCGTTTCGCGAACCGGGCAGCTGGCTTATCCATCCGTGCGCTTGGCGCACAAGGCGGCATGCCGACACGGGAACAGATGGAGGGAGACGCATGA